The following are encoded in a window of Gasterosteus aculeatus chromosome 5, fGasAcu3.hap1.1, whole genome shotgun sequence genomic DNA:
- the fbxl15 gene encoding F-box/LRR-repeat protein 15 isoform X1, which translates to MQCQSSAVKKTISHFFSRCHLLDLPWEDVLVPHVLCHLPLQHLVSLQRVSKQFHSLIQVYLANCRTFDLSSIGPSISKEAFCSMLKDNKVLHSLSLQSCSDWVTDKELLPVIGQNQHLQRVDMSGCVWLTRHALVAVSLSCMHLQRLGLAHCEWVDSLSLRSLADHCGGLQSIDLTACRQLKDDAICYLAKKCSKLRSLSLAVNANVTDESVEEVAKNCRGLEQLDLTGCLRVRNQSIRTLGEYCPKLQSLKVNHCHDVTESSLDPLRKRNVVIDVEPPLQRALVLLQDVLGFAPFINLQI; encoded by the exons ATGCAGTGTCAAAGttcagcagtaaaaaaaacaatctcgCATTTCTTCAGCAGGTGCCATCTTTTGGACTTGCCCTGGGAGGACGTCCTGGTTCCACATGTTTTATGCCATTTGCCACTGCAACACCTCGTCAGCCTGCAGAGGGTGAGCAAGCAGTTCCACAGCCTCATCCAGGTGTATCTGGCCAACTGCAGGACGTTTGATCTGTCCTCG ATCGGACCTTCCATTTCCAAGGAGGCGTTTTGCTCCATGTTAAAGGACAACAAAGTTCTCCACAGCCTGTCTCTCCAGAGCTGTTCAGACTGGGTGACGGACAAAGAGCTGCTGCCGGTCATCGGCCAGAACCAGCACCTGCAGAGAGTGGACATGAGCGGGTGTGTCTGGCTCACCCGCCACGCCCTGGTGGCGGTGTCCTTGAGCTGCATGCACCTCCAACGCCTCGGTCTGGCTCACTGCGAGTGGGTGGACAGCCTGTCCCTGCGCAGCCTCGCCGACCACTGCGGGGGGCTGCAGTCCATCGACCTCACCGCCTGCCGCCAGCTCAAAGACGACGCCATCTGCTACCTGGCCAAGAAGTGTTCGAAGTTGAGGTCGCTGTCTTTGGCTGTCAACGCCAACGTCACTGACGAGTCGGTGGAGGAGGTGGCCAAGAACTGCAGGGGCCTGGAGCAGCTGGACCTGACGGGTTGCCTGCGGGTCAGGAACCAGTCCATCAG GACTCTCGGCGAGTACTGCCCCAAGCTGCAGTCCCTGAAGGTGAATCACTGCCACGACGTGACGGAGTCGAGCCTGGATCCTCTACGCAAGCGCAACGTAGTGATCGACGTCGAGCCGCCTTTACAGAGAGCTCTGGTGCTTCTCCAGGATGTGCTGGGTTTTGCTCCATTTATCAATCTCCAAATATAG
- the fbxl15 gene encoding F-box/LRR-repeat protein 15 isoform X2, whose product MDEEAKMRTRCHLLDLPWEDVLVPHVLCHLPLQHLVSLQRVSKQFHSLIQVYLANCRTFDLSSIGPSISKEAFCSMLKDNKVLHSLSLQSCSDWVTDKELLPVIGQNQHLQRVDMSGCVWLTRHALVAVSLSCMHLQRLGLAHCEWVDSLSLRSLADHCGGLQSIDLTACRQLKDDAICYLAKKCSKLRSLSLAVNANVTDESVEEVAKNCRGLEQLDLTGCLRVRNQSIRTLGEYCPKLQSLKVNHCHDVTESSLDPLRKRNVVIDVEPPLQRALVLLQDVLGFAPFINLQI is encoded by the exons ATGGACGAAGAGGCCAAGATGCGGAC CAGGTGCCATCTTTTGGACTTGCCCTGGGAGGACGTCCTGGTTCCACATGTTTTATGCCATTTGCCACTGCAACACCTCGTCAGCCTGCAGAGGGTGAGCAAGCAGTTCCACAGCCTCATCCAGGTGTATCTGGCCAACTGCAGGACGTTTGATCTGTCCTCG ATCGGACCTTCCATTTCCAAGGAGGCGTTTTGCTCCATGTTAAAGGACAACAAAGTTCTCCACAGCCTGTCTCTCCAGAGCTGTTCAGACTGGGTGACGGACAAAGAGCTGCTGCCGGTCATCGGCCAGAACCAGCACCTGCAGAGAGTGGACATGAGCGGGTGTGTCTGGCTCACCCGCCACGCCCTGGTGGCGGTGTCCTTGAGCTGCATGCACCTCCAACGCCTCGGTCTGGCTCACTGCGAGTGGGTGGACAGCCTGTCCCTGCGCAGCCTCGCCGACCACTGCGGGGGGCTGCAGTCCATCGACCTCACCGCCTGCCGCCAGCTCAAAGACGACGCCATCTGCTACCTGGCCAAGAAGTGTTCGAAGTTGAGGTCGCTGTCTTTGGCTGTCAACGCCAACGTCACTGACGAGTCGGTGGAGGAGGTGGCCAAGAACTGCAGGGGCCTGGAGCAGCTGGACCTGACGGGTTGCCTGCGGGTCAGGAACCAGTCCATCAG GACTCTCGGCGAGTACTGCCCCAAGCTGCAGTCCCTGAAGGTGAATCACTGCCACGACGTGACGGAGTCGAGCCTGGATCCTCTACGCAAGCGCAACGTAGTGATCGACGTCGAGCCGCCTTTACAGAGAGCTCTGGTGCTTCTCCAGGATGTGCTGGGTTTTGCTCCATTTATCAATCTCCAAATATAG
- the gpx9 gene encoding glutathione peroxidase 9 yields the protein MACKSIYDFSVETLDRQLVPLSNYRGKVLLIINVATFUGSTIEEYHRLNALTEMFGDLNFTVLAFPSNQFGLQSPEVNHETLNILKYVRPGCGFVPKFPVFGRVEVNGVNEDPLFTYLKELLPFVNPVIGDMKKFYWNPISVNDIRWNFEKFLIAADGMPFKRYEPHCPIENVEKDIADLL from the exons ATGGCGTGTAAATCAATCTATGATTTCTCTGTTGAGACCCTGGATAGACAGCTGGTTCCGCTCAGTAACTACAGAGGTAAAGTGCTTCTCATCATCAACGTTGCCACCTTCTGAGGGTCAACGATAGAGGAG TACCACCGACTGAATGCGCTGACGGAAATGTTTGGCGACCTCAACTTCACTGTCCTCGCTTTTCCCAGCAACCAATTCGGACTCCAGTCACCTG AGGTGAATCATGAAACCCTCAACATTCTAAAGTATGTGAGACCTGGTTGTGGGTTTGTGCCAAAGTTTCCTGTCTTTGGGAGGGTTGAAGTGAATGGAGTAAATGAAGATCCTCTTTTCACATATCTAAAG GAATTGTTGCCATTTGTGAATCCTGTCATTGGAGATATGAAGAAATTCTACTGGAACCCAATCAGTGTCAATGACATAAGGTGGAATTTTGAGAAGTTTCTAATCGCAGCAGATGGAATGCCCTTCAAAAG GTATGAACCTCATTGCCCCATTGAGAATGTGGAGAAGGACATAGCAGATCTTCTCTGA
- the fbxl15 gene encoding F-box/LRR-repeat protein 15 isoform X3 yields the protein MDEEAKMRTCHLLDLPWEDVLVPHVLCHLPLQHLVSLQRVSKQFHSLIQVYLANCRTFDLSSIGPSISKEAFCSMLKDNKVLHSLSLQSCSDWVTDKELLPVIGQNQHLQRVDMSGCVWLTRHALVAVSLSCMHLQRLGLAHCEWVDSLSLRSLADHCGGLQSIDLTACRQLKDDAICYLAKKCSKLRSLSLAVNANVTDESVEEVAKNCRGLEQLDLTGCLRVRNQSIRTLGEYCPKLQSLKVNHCHDVTESSLDPLRKRNVVIDVEPPLQRALVLLQDVLGFAPFINLQI from the exons ATGGACGAAGAGGCCAAGATGCGGAC GTGCCATCTTTTGGACTTGCCCTGGGAGGACGTCCTGGTTCCACATGTTTTATGCCATTTGCCACTGCAACACCTCGTCAGCCTGCAGAGGGTGAGCAAGCAGTTCCACAGCCTCATCCAGGTGTATCTGGCCAACTGCAGGACGTTTGATCTGTCCTCG ATCGGACCTTCCATTTCCAAGGAGGCGTTTTGCTCCATGTTAAAGGACAACAAAGTTCTCCACAGCCTGTCTCTCCAGAGCTGTTCAGACTGGGTGACGGACAAAGAGCTGCTGCCGGTCATCGGCCAGAACCAGCACCTGCAGAGAGTGGACATGAGCGGGTGTGTCTGGCTCACCCGCCACGCCCTGGTGGCGGTGTCCTTGAGCTGCATGCACCTCCAACGCCTCGGTCTGGCTCACTGCGAGTGGGTGGACAGCCTGTCCCTGCGCAGCCTCGCCGACCACTGCGGGGGGCTGCAGTCCATCGACCTCACCGCCTGCCGCCAGCTCAAAGACGACGCCATCTGCTACCTGGCCAAGAAGTGTTCGAAGTTGAGGTCGCTGTCTTTGGCTGTCAACGCCAACGTCACTGACGAGTCGGTGGAGGAGGTGGCCAAGAACTGCAGGGGCCTGGAGCAGCTGGACCTGACGGGTTGCCTGCGGGTCAGGAACCAGTCCATCAG GACTCTCGGCGAGTACTGCCCCAAGCTGCAGTCCCTGAAGGTGAATCACTGCCACGACGTGACGGAGTCGAGCCTGGATCCTCTACGCAAGCGCAACGTAGTGATCGACGTCGAGCCGCCTTTACAGAGAGCTCTGGTGCTTCTCCAGGATGTGCTGGGTTTTGCTCCATTTATCAATCTCCAAATATAG